In Nothobranchius furzeri strain GRZ-AD chromosome 19, NfurGRZ-RIMD1, whole genome shotgun sequence, the following are encoded in one genomic region:
- the LOC107394389 gene encoding XK-related protein 8 isoform X1, whose amino-acid sequence MTPFRYSIWDLSLTILGFIFFLSDILLDVWAAVNFYNEGAYLCLGILVFLLLGSSFLAQIYSWLWYKYDNFVMRTKFEENLSPNLKILHFFQLGIFIRNVSVLMSVKNYKQGGSLEDEAVYLNHDLAMLRIIETFSESAPQIVLMLTITLQQGQLDLITVLKTIGSMSAVALCVTSYHRSLRSFLPNAAEPSIVSSIFYFIWNWFLLISRLVTLSLFASVLPCFLFAHFFTSWLVLFFFSWRAQTHFMDSAFGEWLYRATVGLIWYFDWFNVVEGNTRNRTFLYHTYILVDNSILLGVWCGMMITDPPYFVVPQLYAIIIAASVFAVYAIGLFFKVLYYKCFHPNVQKQELKGYTEQIQEFPDTVDSPPNMMMLRAFSHHTDGKEKDRPVQPAPCNKRMKMLAENFYS is encoded by the exons ATGACTCCGTTCAGATATTCCATTTGGGATTTGTCCCTGACCATACTGGGCTTCATCTTTTTTTTGTCTGACATCTTGCTGGATGTCTGGGCTGCTGTGAATTTTTACAACGAGGGGGCGTACTTGTGCCTCGGTATTCTGGTGTTTCTGCTCCTTGGATCCTCTTTCCTGGCTCAGATTTACAGCTGGCTCTGGTATAAATATGATAATTTTGTTATGAGAACCAAATTCGAGGAGAATCTGTCTCCCAACTTAAAGATTCTGCATTTTTTCCAGCTGGGAATCTTCATAAG AAATGTTAGCGTCTTGATGTCAGTGAAGAACTATAAGCAGGGAGGTTCCTTGGAGGATGAAGCTGTGTACCTGAACCACGATTTAGCCATGCTGAGGATCATTGAGACGTTCTCTGAGAGCGCGCCTCAGATTGTCTTGATGCTGACCATCACTTTGCAGCAGGGACAACTCGACCTCATCACAG TGCTGAAGACCATCGGCTCGATGTCGGCTGTTGCTCTCTGTGTCACCTCATACCACCGCAGCTTGCGCTCCTTCCTTCCAAATGCGGCGGAACCATCCATCGTCTCATCTATCTTCTACTTCATCTGGAACTGGTTCCTCCTGATTTCTCGCCTCGTTACCCTCTCTCTCTTTGCCTCTGTGCTGCCGTGCTTTCTCTTTGCCCACTTCTTTACCTCCTGGCTGGtccttttcttcttctcttgGCGTGCACAGACACACTTCATGGACAGTGCTTTTGGGGAGTGGTTGTACAGGGCCACAGTGGGCCTCATCTGGTACTTCGACTGGTTCAATGTGGTCGAGGGGAATACCAGGAACAGGACATTTCTGTACCACACCTACATCCTAGTTGATAACAGCATACTTTTAGGTGTTTGGTGTGGGATGATGATCACTGACCCACCTTACTTTGTAGTCCCGCAGCTATACGCCATCATCATAGCGGCCAGTGTGTTTGCCGTTTACGCCATTGGCCTCTTTTTTAAGGTGCTTTATTACAAGTGCTTCCATCCAAACGTGCAGAAACAAGAACTGAAAGGATACACGGAGCAGATACAGGAGTTCCCAGACACAGTGGATTCTCCTCCAAACATGATGATGCTGAGGGCCTTTTCTCATCATACTGATGGCAAAGAAAAGGATCGGCCTGTCCAACCAGCACCCTGCAACAAGAGAATGAAGATGCTGGCTGAAAACTTCTACTCTTGA
- the LOC107394389 gene encoding XK-related protein 8 isoform X2 translates to MSVKNYKQGGSLEDEAVYLNHDLAMLRIIETFSESAPQIVLMLTITLQQGQLDLITVLKTIGSMSAVALCVTSYHRSLRSFLPNAAEPSIVSSIFYFIWNWFLLISRLVTLSLFASVLPCFLFAHFFTSWLVLFFFSWRAQTHFMDSAFGEWLYRATVGLIWYFDWFNVVEGNTRNRTFLYHTYILVDNSILLGVWCGMMITDPPYFVVPQLYAIIIAASVFAVYAIGLFFKVLYYKCFHPNVQKQELKGYTEQIQEFPDTVDSPPNMMMLRAFSHHTDGKEKDRPVQPAPCNKRMKMLAENFYS, encoded by the exons ATGTCAGTGAAGAACTATAAGCAGGGAGGTTCCTTGGAGGATGAAGCTGTGTACCTGAACCACGATTTAGCCATGCTGAGGATCATTGAGACGTTCTCTGAGAGCGCGCCTCAGATTGTCTTGATGCTGACCATCACTTTGCAGCAGGGACAACTCGACCTCATCACAG TGCTGAAGACCATCGGCTCGATGTCGGCTGTTGCTCTCTGTGTCACCTCATACCACCGCAGCTTGCGCTCCTTCCTTCCAAATGCGGCGGAACCATCCATCGTCTCATCTATCTTCTACTTCATCTGGAACTGGTTCCTCCTGATTTCTCGCCTCGTTACCCTCTCTCTCTTTGCCTCTGTGCTGCCGTGCTTTCTCTTTGCCCACTTCTTTACCTCCTGGCTGGtccttttcttcttctcttgGCGTGCACAGACACACTTCATGGACAGTGCTTTTGGGGAGTGGTTGTACAGGGCCACAGTGGGCCTCATCTGGTACTTCGACTGGTTCAATGTGGTCGAGGGGAATACCAGGAACAGGACATTTCTGTACCACACCTACATCCTAGTTGATAACAGCATACTTTTAGGTGTTTGGTGTGGGATGATGATCACTGACCCACCTTACTTTGTAGTCCCGCAGCTATACGCCATCATCATAGCGGCCAGTGTGTTTGCCGTTTACGCCATTGGCCTCTTTTTTAAGGTGCTTTATTACAAGTGCTTCCATCCAAACGTGCAGAAACAAGAACTGAAAGGATACACGGAGCAGATACAGGAGTTCCCAGACACAGTGGATTCTCCTCCAAACATGATGATGCTGAGGGCCTTTTCTCATCATACTGATGGCAAAGAAAAGGATCGGCCTGTCCAACCAGCACCCTGCAACAAGAGAATGAAGATGCTGGCTGAAAACTTCTACTCTTGA